In Herpetosiphonaceae bacterium, one genomic interval encodes:
- a CDS encoding threonine/serine dehydratase produces MQQIPEQTLPVTLDDVRAAVERIAPYIHHTPLLRSATLSALTGSDFRLKAEHMQRSGSFKLRGALNKLLWLTEAERRCGVVAFSSGNHAQGVALAARLTGTQATIVMPSDAPQVKLEATRGYGAEIVLYDRQREDREAIARELAQERGAVLVPPFDDPQIIAGQGTIGLELAEAWPELDLALIPIGGGGLISGIATAIKGLLPHAQVIGVEPAIADDARQSLAAGQIVRIAQPTTIADGVATTAVGRLPFAIMRALVDGIVTATEDEIMQALALIMTRTKQVVEPTGALSTAAALSGSVDVRGRKVVSLLCGGNLDLRVLQRLYQ; encoded by the coding sequence ATGCAACAGATACCTGAACAAACACTGCCGGTGACGCTCGACGATGTGCGGGCGGCGGTGGAGCGGATCGCGCCATACATTCATCACACGCCGCTGCTGCGATCGGCCACGCTGAGCGCGCTGACCGGCAGCGATTTTCGGCTCAAGGCCGAGCACATGCAGCGCAGCGGCTCGTTCAAGCTGCGCGGCGCGCTCAATAAGCTGCTCTGGCTGACGGAGGCCGAGCGACGGTGCGGCGTGGTCGCGTTTTCGTCGGGCAATCACGCGCAGGGCGTGGCGCTGGCGGCGCGGCTGACCGGCACGCAGGCGACGATCGTCATGCCGAGCGACGCGCCGCAGGTCAAGCTTGAGGCGACACGCGGCTACGGCGCTGAGATTGTGCTCTACGATCGCCAGCGCGAAGATCGTGAGGCGATTGCGCGGGAACTGGCCCAGGAGCGCGGCGCTGTGCTGGTGCCGCCCTTCGACGATCCGCAGATTATCGCGGGCCAGGGCACGATCGGGCTGGAGCTGGCCGAGGCGTGGCCGGAGCTGGATCTGGCGCTGATCCCGATCGGCGGCGGCGGTCTGATCTCCGGGATCGCGACGGCGATTAAAGGGCTGCTGCCCCATGCCCAGGTGATCGGCGTCGAGCCTGCGATAGCCGATGATGCGCGCCAGTCGCTGGCGGCGGGCCAGATCGTGCGTATCGCGCAGCCGACGACGATCGCCGATGGCGTGGCGACCACGGCGGTCGGCAGGCTGCCCTTCGCGATCATGCGCGCGCTGGTCGACGGGATTGTGACGGCGACCGAAGACGAGATCATGCAGGCGCTCGCGCTGATCATGACGCGCACCAAGCAGGTGGTCGAGCCGACCGGCGCGCTCTCGACCGCCGCCGCGCTCTCAGGCAGCGTCGATGTGCGAGGACGTAAGGTGGTGTCGCTGCTCTGCGGCGGCAACCTCGACCTGCGTGTGCTTCAGAGGTTGTATCAGTAA